The Cucumis melo cultivar AY chromosome 5, USDA_Cmelo_AY_1.0, whole genome shotgun sequence genome has a segment encoding these proteins:
- the LOC103499489 gene encoding LRR receptor-like serine/threonine-protein kinase RGI1, whose product MARKSKHSQKLTLPERERRKKERTINTHSHRDRVFKPQNYANPRTKVWNLRQMSIQFLFFSLSFLIFFPHSSSSSNHEASLLFSWLHSSNSPVSPLFSNWNVRDSPSPCNWSFISCSSQGFVTEINIISIPLHLPFPSNLSSFHSLRRLVISDANLTGPIPSDVGDCSELTLIDLSSNTLVGTIPSTIGKLQKLEDLVLNSNQLTGKFPIELTDCKALKNLLLFDNRLSGGIPSQIGKMGSLEIFRAGGNRDIIGEIPEEIGNCRNLSILGLADTRVSGSLPNSIGRLQKLQTLSIYTTMISGEIPPELGNCSELVNLFLYENSLSGSIPKEVGKLKKLEQLFLWQNELIGTIPPEIGDCVSLKKIDISLNSLSGAIPLTLGGLSLLEEFMISSNNVSGSIPSNLSNATNLLQLQLDSNEISGLIPPELGMLWKLNVFFAWQNQLEGSIPWSLSNCSNLQALDLSHNSLTGSVPPGLFHLQNLTKLLLISNDISGTLPPDVGNCTSLIRMRLGSNRIAGEIPNSISALRSLDFLDLSENHFSGSLPAEIGNCRALEMIDISNNALKGPLPESLSSLSQLQVLDVSSNQFDGEIPASLGQLVSLNKLILARNTFSGTIPASLKLCSSLQLLDLSGNQLTGNLPIELGSIDSLEIALNLSCNGFTGTLPSQMSGLTKLSVLDLSHNRIDGDLKPLAGLDNLVVLNISFNNFTGYLPDNKLFRQLSPTDLAGNIGLCSSIRDSCFSTDEKVFSKDGDDARRSRKLKLAIALLVVLTVVMTVMGVIAVIRARTMIQDEDSELGETWPWQFTPFQKLNFSVEEVLRRLVDSNVIGKGCSGMVYRAEMDNGEVIAVKKLWPTMMATDNNYNDDKSGVRDSFSAEVKTLGSIRHKNIVRFLGCCSNRNTKLLMYDYMPNGSLGSLLHERSGNALEWDLRYQILLGAAQGLAYLHHDCVPPIVHRDIKANNILIGLEFEAYIADFGLAKLIDNGDFGRSSNTVAGSYGYIAPEYGYMMKITEKSDVYSYGVVVIEVLTGKQPIDPTIPDGLHIVDWVRRNRGNEVLDQSLQSRPETEIEEMMQVLGIALLCVNSSPDERPAMKDVEAMLKEIKHEREEYAKVDVLLKASSSPANGGQLENNKSSNNNNNNNNNNNVNGVGIATSSSKMSTRSLLQKSTNTSFSASSLIYSSSSSNGRKS is encoded by the exons ATGGCAAGGAAGAGCAAACACTCTCAAAAACTCACACTCccagaaagagagagaagaaagaaagaaagaaccaTAAACACTCACTCACACAGAGATAGAGTTTTCAAACCCCAAAATTATGCAAACCCAAGAACAAAAGTTTGGAATTTGAGGCAAATGTCCATTcaattcctcttcttctctctctcttttctcattttcttccctcattcttcttcttcttcaaaccATGAAGCTTCACTTCTCTTTTCATGGCTTCACTCTTCCAATTCCCCTGTTTCTCCTCTTTTTTCCAATTGGAATGTTCGTGATTCACCATCCCCTTGTAATTGGTCCTTCATTTCTTGTTCATCTCAAGGCTTTGTCACTGAAATCAACATCATTTCAATCCCTCTTCACCTCCCTTTTCCTTCTAATCTCTCCTCTTTTCATTCCCTTCGAAGACTTGTCATTTCTGATGCTAATCTCACAGGCCCCATTCCTTCTGACGTTGGTGACTGTTCTGAGCTTACTCTCATTGATCTCAGCTCCAATACTCTTGTTGGAACAATTCCATCAACCATTGGAAAGCTTCAGAAGCTTGAGGATTTGGTTTTGAACTCCAATCAGTTGACTGGGAAATTCCCTATTGAGCTCACTGATTGTAAAGCACTCAAGAATTTGCTTTTGTTTGATAATAGATTGAGTGGTGGAATCCCTTCTCAAATAGGGAAAATGGGGAGTCTTGAGATTTTTAGAGCTGGTGGAAATAGAGATATCATTGGAGAAATCCCAGAAGAGATTGGTAATTGCAGAAATTTGAGCATTTTGGGGTTGGCTGATACTAGAGTTTCAGGTTCTTTGCCCAACTCTATTGGCAGACTTCAAAAACTTCAAACTTTGTCCATTTACACTACTATGATCTCCGGCGAGATTCCGCCGGAGTTAGGTAACTGTTCTGAGCTTGTTAACTTGTTTCTTTATGAAAATAGTCTGTCTGGTTCTATACCAAAGGAGGTTGGTAAGTTGAAGAAGCTTGAACAATTGTTTCTATGGCAGAATGAGTTGATTGGGACAATCCCACCCGAAATTGGTGATTGTGTTAGTTTGAAAAAGATTGATATTTCTTTGAATTCTCTTTCTGGGGCTATTCCTTTGACGTTAGGGGGGCTTTCTTTGCTTGAGGAGTTTATGATTAGTAGTAATAACGTTTCGGGGTCGATTCCTTCGAATCTTTCGAATGCTACGAATCTTTTGCAGTTGCAGCTTGATAGTAATGAGATTTCTGGTTTGATCCCACCTGAGTTGGGGATGTTATGGAAGTTGAATGTGTTCTTTGCATGGCAGAATCAGCTTGAAGGAAGCATTCCTTGGAGTTTGTCGAATTGTTCAAATCTTCAAGCTCTTGATTTGTCTCATAATTCGCTAACAGGAAGTGTTCCTCCTGGTTTGTTTCACCTCCAAAACTTGACAAAGCTTCTTTTGATTTCCAATGATATCTCTGGTACATTGCCACCAGATGTTGGGAACTGCACTTCTCTTATCCGAATGAGACTCGGGAGCAACCGGATTGCAGGGGAGATTCCTAACTCAATCAGCGCTCTACGAAGCTTGGATTTTCTTGATTTGTCAGAGAACCATTTTTCAGGATCCTTGCCTGCTGAGATTGGGAACTGTAGAGCTTTGGAAATGATTGATATAAGCAACAATGCACTGAAAGGTCCATTGCCTGAGtcactttcttctctttctcagCTCCAAGTTTTGGATGTCTCATCTAACCAATTTGATGGTGAGATTCCAGCTAGTTTGGGACAGCTTGTTTCTTTGAATAAGCTCATTCTAGCAAGAAACACTTTCTCAGGAACAATTCCTGCATCCCTCAAACTTTGTTCAAGCCTCCAACTACTTGATCTCAGTGGCAATCAGCTGACTGGTAACTTACCGATCGAGTTAGGTTCGATTGACTCACTTGAGATTGCTCTCAACCTTAGTTGTAATGGGTTCACTGGTACACTGCCTTCTCAAATGTCTGGACTCACTAAGCTTTCTGTTCTAGACCTTTCGCATAATAGGATTGATGGTGATTTGAAACCACTTGCTGGGCTCGATAATCTCGTTGTGCTTAACATTTCTTTCAATAACTTTACGGGTTATCTTCCGGACAATAAACTTTTCAGACAACTATCACCAACTGATTTGGCAGGCAACATCGGTCTTTGTTCTTCAATTCGAGATTCATGTTTCTCCACAGACGAGAAAGTGTTTTCAAAAGATGGGGATGATGCAAGGAGATCAAGAAAGCTGAAGCTAGCAATTGCCTTGCTCGTTGTCCTGACAGTTGTGATGACAGTAATGGGGGTGATTGCAGTGATTCGAGCTCGAACAATGATTCAAGATGAGGATTCGGAGCTGGGAGAGACATGGCCTTGGCAATTCACACCATTCCAAAAGCTGAATTTCTCTGTCGAGGAAGTGTTGAGGCGTCTTGTGGATAGTAATGTGATTGGAAAAGGGTGTTCGGGGATGGTTTATCGAGCCGAAATGGACAACGGAGAAGTGATTGCAGTGAAGAAGCTATGGCCAACAATGATGGCAACAGATAATAACTACAACGACGACAAAAGTGGAGTACGTGATTCGTTTTCGGCAGAAGTTAAAACACTAGGCTCAATACGCCATAAGAACATCGTGAGGTTCTTAGGTTGTTGTTCGAATCGAAATACGAAACTACTAATGTACGATTATATGCCAAATGGTAGTTTGGGCAGTCTTCTACATGAAAGAAGTGGCAATGCCTTGGAATGGGATCTAAGGTACCAAATCTTACTAGGTGCAGCCCAAGGCCTTGCCTATTTACACCATGATTGTGTCCCTCCAATTGTTCATAGGGACATTAAGGCCAACAATATTCTCATTGGCCTCGAATTCGAGGCTTATATTGCTGATTTCGGCCTTGCCAAGCTTATCGACAATGGAGATTTCGGCAGGTCATCCAACACTGTTGCAGGCTCTTATGGATACATTGCTCCTG AATATGGCTATATGATGAAGATAACTGAGAAGAGCGATGTATATAGCTACGGCGTTGTGGTGATCGAAGTCTTAACAGGGAAACAACCGATTGACCCGACAATACCCGATGGACTACACATTGTAGATTGGGTGAGAAGAAATAGAGGGAATGAAGTTCTTGACCAGAGCTTGCAATCAAGACCAGAGACAGAAATAGAGGAGATGATGCAAGTTTTAGGTATAGCGTTATTATGTGTAAACTCGTCACCAGATGAGCGACCGGCAATGAAAGATGTGGAGGCGATGCTGAAAGAAATCAAACATGAAAGGGAAGAATATGCAAAAGTTGATGTGCTGCTCAAAGCTAGCTCCTCGCCTGCCAACGGTGGGCAATTAGAGAACAACAAAAgctcaaataataataataacaataacaacaataataatgttAATGGAGTTGGAATTGCAACATCTTCTTCAAAGATGTCAACAAGAAGCTTGCTGCAAAAAAGTACTAATACAAGCTTCTCTGCTTCCTCATTGATCTACTCATCATCATCCTCTAATGGCAGAAAGAGTTAA